Genomic window (Pirellulales bacterium):
CCCATGACGTCGGCATTGTGCATCGCGATATCAAGCCTGCAAATCTGCTGGTCGATGCGCGCGGCAACGTCTGGGTGACGGACTTCGGCCTGGCTCAATTCCATGCGCAAGACAAGCTGACCGCCGCGGGTGATCTCGTGGGCACCCTGCGGTACATGAGTCCGGAACAATCGCTGGGCGATGCCAACCTGATGGACCACCGGATGGACGTCTATGCGTTGGGCGCGACCTTGTATGAACTACTCACCTTGCAGCCGATCTTCGCAAGCAAGAACAAAGAGGCGCTCCTGCGCCAGGTCGCCTACGGCGAGGCGCGCGCTCCGCGACTGATCAATCCAGCGATACCGGTGGATCTGGAAACGATCGTGTTGAAGGCCATCGCCAAGGCGCCGCAGGATCGTTATGCCTCGGCACAGGCCCTGGCGGACGACCTGCAGCGATTTCTTGAAGACAAGCCGATTTTGGCCCGGCGCCCGACAGTTTCGGAGCGCGTTCGAAAAATGGCTCGACGCCACCCCGGGGTGGTCGTCAGCGGGTTCGCCATGTTGTGCCTGCTCTCGGTTGGTCTGTTCGTTCACAATCGCATCATCGCTCGCGAGCAAACGCGGACCTCGGACGCTCTGGTGCGCGAGGTGGCCCGCACGACAGAGTCGGCTCAACGCTTTGCACAAGCGCGAAAGGCGATCGACACGCTGATACGAGTCAGCGATGTAGAGCTGGCCGATCATCCCATGTTGAATGCGACGCGGCAGCGTATCTTGCTCACGGCGGTCGGTTACTACCGCGATTTTATCGCCCAGGAACAAGCGGACTCGGCGAATCGGGCTGAGTTAACCGCAGCACAAGAGAACGTCGAACGCATGTTGCGCGAACTGGCAACCTTGCAGGACGAGCAATGCATCACGTTGCTCGTTCACGATGAAGTCTTGGACGACTTGAATCTCGCAGCCGACGATCGTCAGCGTGTGGTCGCTTTCGCCCGGCACTCTATTCAGGAACAATCTGCCATGTGGGACGAATTCCGAAGACTGGACGCGGCTGCGAGAAAGAGCCGTGCTTTGGCGACGGCCGAGAAACACGAACAGGCGATCGAAGAGTTATTGACTCCGGCCCAGCGTCAGCGGCTACGGCAAATTGCGCTGCAATCGATGGGCATTTTCGCCTTTCACGAAGCTGATGTAGTCACGGCGCTCGAACTGTCCGATGTCCAGCGTGCGGCAATTCGCGACATCGAATTCCGCGGGATCGAACGGCTGCATCGTGCGCAACGTGCGGCCGACTTCCCCCCCGATTTCGACAACAAGGCTCGCCTGGCCTTTAACCGGCAGACGGTTCAGCAAGTCCTCGAAATTCTCTCTCCGCAGCAACAAGGCAAGTGGAAGGAGCTGACGGGCAAGCCGTTCGCGGGCGAGATCACCTTGGGGCCACCGGGACCCCTGGGCGCGCCTGTGCCACCGCCACACGAAATACACGAAGAGAGTTGGGATCCGCACCAACGCTCGACGAACGAGTGATGCGATTTGATTTAGTGCGATGTACCCATGATTTCGCCCGTTTCCCCTCGCTGTCGAGAGCCACTATGCCTGCCGAGGTCTCACCATATTCCGGAACCGCGCCGCTGCGCTTGGATATCGCGCATTCAACGATTTCTCCAGCGCTTCGGAGCGCGTCGGCGGGCGGGCGTTGCGCTTTTGAAATCAAAATGGCGCTCGACCCGCACACGGCCCATGATCTGGAGAATTACTTTGCCTCGATTATGCAGTACGACCCGTATGCCGCCCAAGCAGCGGACCGGGCTTATCGGGTGACGACCCTGTACACAGATACTGATCAATTCGATGTGCTTCATCGTACCGCCTCGCGCAAGCGCAGAAAATTTCGGCTCAGGCGCTATGGTCGTGAGGCGTGCGTGTATCTCGAACGCAAGTCAAGGCATCAAAGCCGCGTTCGAAAGAAGCGCACCGTGGTGGGGGCCGAACAAACGATTGAGTTGGCTCAGGAAGCAACGATCCCAACCTGGGCCGGACGCTGGTTTCATCAGTCGATTCGCCGGCAGGGATTAAGGCCCGTCTGTGTGATCGGCTACCGCCGCAGCGCCTTGATCGGGGCATCCGAGTTTGGGCCAATTCGCGTGACGTTCGATCGCGACCTGACGGCCATGCGGACCGACAGTTGGTCAATCTGCGGTCACGAGACAGTTTCTGGATCGCCGTTTTCTACACGCACGATCTGTGAATTCAAATTCCCTGGCGCGCTTCCTTGTTTGTTCAAGGACGTGCTCGATCGATTCCGGTTCGTGCCGGGGCGATTTTCCAAGTATCGCAGCGCGGCCCAGGTTCTTGGCCTTGCGACAAGTACGGTGGGAGGCGAACAACATGCCTGAATGGTTGGCGACGACAACCGGCGCGGGGATTCCCGATGACGTAACCGGACTTGCGATGCGACTGGCAATGTCGTTTGCATTCGGAGGGGCTGTGGCCCTGATCTATCTGGCGTCGCACGGTCGCGAGCGATCGCATCCGGCTCCGCTAGCCACGACGTTGGTTCTGCTGTCGATGTTGATCGCAATGGTATCGATCGTCATCGGAAATAGTGTGGCCAGGGCATTTAGCCTGGTTGGCGCGCTGTCGATCGTGCGCTTCCGGACAGTCGTCGACGATACTCGCGATACGGCCTTTGTGATTTTCGCTGTGATCGTGGGGATGGCTGCCGGCGCGGGGCTGTTCCTTGTGGCGCTTGTCGGTGTTCCCATTACGGGGTTAGTCGCGATCGCCATGAGCCATTGGACAGCCGTTAGTGCAGCCGCCAGGCCTAGCAGGCATCATCTATCCGTTCGACTCGCACTTGGCCGCGATCGATTGGCCGTCGAACGCGTCATGTCGGAATACTTGCAATCGTTTGTCCTCACAGAGAGTTCGACAGCGCGCCAAGGTGAAGCCATCGACTGCTGTTACGAGACAAAGCTCCAGGCTGAATCGGACATGGCGCTGCTCGTGATTGCCTTGAATCGCGTCGAAGGTGTGATGAACGTGGAAATGCGCCGGATATGATCTCGCGATCCACGCCATTGGACATCGTAGCGAGGATTGGGATTGCCTGTGACGAGTAACGAGGGGTTGGTCATTTGAGGAGAGTGCTATGCGAATGAACATGCGGAAACAATGCGCGTTCGGCGCGCTGATAACGACCCTTCTGCTCGGAAGTATGGGAGGGAATGCTTGTGCCCAACCTGGGCCGGGCTTTGGTCCTCCTCCCGGTGGCGGATTTGGCCCTGGAGGTCCGCCGCCTGGTATGGGACCTCCCAATCAACTGGGCGTCCTTCTCGCGTCCGCTGAGGTGCAACAGGAACTTCAGCTTACCTCCGCTCAAAAAAAGCAGGTCGAGAAAGTACTTGCTGACCAAACAAAGGAAATGCAAGCCGGCTTTCAACGGTTCAATCCAGCGGAAATGCGCGATCTGGATCCTGCCGACCGCGAAAAACGCTTCGAGCAAATGCAAGAACGAATGACAAAGGCAGCGGAGGCCACGCGGAGCAAGATCGATAAATTGCTGCAGCCAGCACAGGCCAAACGCTTGGATCAATTGCTGCGCCAGCGCGAAAGCTTCGCAGCACTGCTACGGCCCGAGGCCGCGAAGGAACTGGGACTTTCGCAGGAGCAGCAGCAGAAACTTCAAGACCTGCAGGACGATCGTCCCCCGTTCTTGCTCTCGGACGAGGATCGGAAGCAACAGGAGTCCTCCGCGATGGCGGTGCTCTCCGAACAGCAGCGACCCGAATGGACCAGGCTCATGGGGGCCGAATTCAAGTTTCCGGAGTCGGTATTGCGTCCTTCGTTCCCTGGCGGGCCAGGGGGGCCGGGCGGGCCGATGCAACGAGAACGGCAATTGATCAAGCAGTTCGACAAGAATGGTGACGGTAAGCTGAACCGCAAGGAGCGCGACGCCGCCCGTGAATGGATGAAGAAACATCCGACCGGCCGCAGCCCAGGCCCCGGCCTTGGGCCGCCCCCCGGCGGGCCGGCGGGGAATGACGGGGGCGCGAGACCAGGAGCGCGCCCGGCGCCAGAGCCCGGTAAACACGTCTCACCCGGCGATGTTGCCAACGTCGATGCACCGTTGTACTCGCTGACGTCTCCGCTGCGAACCTTATTCCTTGACTTTGCCGATGCGGATTGGGAAGCCGAGATGGCTGACTTCTACAAGACGGATGTAGAAGTGCCCGCGACGCTCACGGTCGACGGTCGTGTCTACGAAAACATCGGTGTCCATTTTCGCGGACTGTCGTCATTCTTTGCAGTGCCGGAGGGCCGCAAGCGTTCCCTAAACGTCTCGCTCGATTTTGGCGATTCCAAGCAGCGGCTCTATGGCTACAAAACTCTGAATCTGCTGAACTGCCACGAAGATCCTTCCTGCATGCACACGGTGCTGTACTTCTACATCGCGCAACACTACATGCCGGCGCCCAAGGCGAACTACGTGAATGTCGTGATCAACGGCGAAAACTGGGGGCTGTACGCGAATGTGGAGCAGTTCGATAAGACGTTCGTCGAGGAGAATTTTGCAGGCAAACCGGGAACTCGCTGGAAGGTACCTGGTTCACCCGGCGGACGTGGAGGACTTGCGTATCTCGGCGAAGACGTTGCCGCTTATAAAGGTATCTATCAAATCAAGTCTGACGACAAGGACGATGCTTGGCAGGCATTGATCCGCCTCTGCAAGACCCTCTGCGAGACGCCGCTGGAATATCTGGAAGCAGAGCTTGCGCCGCAGCTCGATATCGACGAGGCCCTGTGGTTTCTAGCACTGGAAAATGTTCTCATCAATTCAGACGGTTATTGGATTCGCGCCAGCGACTATTCTCTGTACTTGGACAAGGGAGGACTGTTTCATGTCCTGCCGCACGACGCGAATGAGACGTTTCAGCCCGGAATGGGTCCTGGCTTCGGCCGACGCAATGCAAATGCCCGTCGCGCGGACCCCTTGGAATTGGATCCGCTGGTAGGACTGAAAGACCGGTCAAAACCATTGCGCAGCAGGCTGCTGGCCGTCCCTAGTCTGCAACAGAGATACCTGCAACACGTGCGCGCCATTGCCGAAGATTTTCTCGATTGGGACGAGCTGCGGCCGGTTGTGGAATCGCTTGCAGCTTCCATCCGTCCCTCGATCGCCGAAGGGACGCGCCAGCTCTACTCGTTGCAAGAATTCGACTTCGCGGTGTCCTCGGAGAATATTCCGCCCCCGAGCGATGGCCGCCACTCGACGGTTTCTTTGCGCAACTTCATCCAAAAGCGCCACGACTATCTGATGAATCTGCCCGCCGTCGTTGCGCTGGACACCGCGAATGTGCGATAAAGAGCCGATCGAGGTCGTGTCTGGGTTCAGTCGCGAGCTCAACCACGATGCTGTCTGGATTTGAACCAGAGTGTGATGTGGCCTTGGTCGTTTATGGTCCATTTCTGGAGGTAGGCCCAGGCATCCAGCTTGGGAGGTGCATCCGGGAATCACGCAATTGGTCGGGTTCCGTATGCGCGCTTTCTTTGTTGGCTTGGCTCGTTAAACGATGTGCTGCGCTATCCTTCAGCGCCGACTCCGCTGCGCGATAAAGCGATGCAGTCCCTGCTTGCGGGTAAAGGCCGCCGCCCAGGATCAGTACCGAAAGCGTTATCGCGGCGCACCGCTCGGGTGTGGTGATCGCCAGCGATAGCGTTGAAAGGTGTCGACCGCCGCTGAAGAGGAGGAAATAAGCTCGCATGATTGCGATGCCATTTATCGCCGCGGTCAGCACAATCGCGGTTGCGGTCGCGGGGCTGGCTCCCATCGCGCCCTCGACGAGCAACTCCATTCCTACAAACCCCAACGTACCGGGAAACCCTACACAGCCTAAGCCCGTCACCAGGAAGCACACGGCCAGGGCCGGTGAATGGTCGTAGAGTCCTGAAAACCGGCTGAGCGACAGCCGCCCGAAGCGGGCTTCGAGCGCCCTGATCGTCAATCCCAATCCGCTCAGCGAGAGAGCTGCCGAAAGCCATAGGAACAACGACCCTGTTAAGCTCAGCGAGGTATGCAGTTCCATTCCCACCAGCACCAGCGATGCATTGCTGAGGAAGAGGAACACGAAAAAGCGCCGCGCCTGCTGTTGCACGGCAGCCATGCCAGCGCCGTAAGATGCCGTGACCAACGAGAAGACGGAAATCGCTGTCAGAATCCAACTTGGCGCTACCGGTAGTACCAGCCGGATGGCGATGTACATTCCCGTGAGCGGCGCCGTGAAGAGAAGAGCGGTACCGAACGAGGCATGCTCGAACAGTTCCGTGACCCACACGTGAACCGGTACGGTGCCGCTGCGGATCAAAACCGCGACGAATATGAGTAGCGAAGCCAGTGTTGCCGATTTGACGGGCAGCGCTGGGTCAAGGCACGCCCATCCGCCGACGAGGCAAACTGCGAAAAGTCCCATGTGTATGGCATACACGCGGGTCGATTTGCCGCGGCGGACGAGTTCCAGCCAGGTCAACCCCACGCCCACTAACAGAAGGCCGATCAGCACCCACGGGCTCTTGCACGCGAAGGTTGCCAGTCGCACCGCTTCGAGGCGAAGCATCCAGGCAAACGAATCGAAGGCGAATTTCGTGCGGACTGTGGTAAGAACAGTCAGCAAGTGCAAGAGGGCCACGAGTGGCAGGAGCGGGGCACTCAATGCGTCCAGTTCCAGAATGCGTGCATTGAACAGCCGAGGCAGGATGTCCCACTCGCTCGCGCCTGTCGGTGATCGGCCCGTAGCTTGACCGACGAAGACGAATAGCGTGCAGCCCAGTGTGATCGCAGCGAACGCTAGACACCAGCGCAACGCGATGACCGGATTCCGAATGCCGGCTACCCACAACGAGCCCAGTAAGGGAATGCCGATAGACAGTTCCAGCCACGGAACCTCGAAAACGTTCATGGCAAGGACCTCGTCCCATCAGCAGCGGGTGGGACCACGGCCGAGGGCGTAGGCACTGCCGACGGTTGTCGACCCGCTAGGAAGTCGCACCACCGCCGCTCGATCCTGTCGAAGCAACCGAACAGCTTGACGAAAGGTGCTACCAGGAACGTCGTCAAAATCGAGTCGAGATAGCCTCGCTCAAGCGCGAATACGTAGACCCAGGCGCGACAACGAACTGGAATCAGTCGTAGGAAGCCGGCATTGGGTCGCCGTAACGGGCCGCCGATCGCGCCTTCCAAGCGGCGATAATCCTGCAGCAGCATCGGCGCACGGACGAATTGCAACGTCCGAACGCACGCATGTCCAAGGAGGTGCGCGAGCGCCACATACCACAAGACGGGAATCCAGGCGCCCAGACCGATTTCGGCCACGATCAGACCGACTTGTGTCAGTGAGGCGAAGGAAAGGACGCTCTTGATATCCGTTTGGACGCTCCCGACTACATGCGCGTACGTCGCGGTCACCAACCCCAGGGTGATTACCAACAGCGCGAGCAGATGCGACGCGACGAGCAGCGGATTCATGCGCAACAGAAGAAACGCGCCGAGATGGACGGAGAGCGCCCCGTAGAAGACGGCACTCGACGGCGTTGGCCCTTCCATCGCTCGCGGGAGCCAACCGGAAAATGGCACCAACGCTGACTTCCCCGCCGCAGCTACGACGAGCAGCAAACCGATGACAAGTGCCTGGACCGGCGTCGCCGAGATCGTGCCTTGTGGCCACGGATGCGCGGGATCCGTGGCCAAGAGCCGTCCAAAATCGCCTTCTCCCAGCATGTGATGCATCAGGATCGCGGCAAGCAATAACGCGGCGTCCGACACGCGATAAATGATCCAGATGTGGAGGCCGCTACGAACCGGAGCCGGCCGTTCCTGGAGGAAAGCGACAAGCAGCGCACTTGATAACCCGACTAATTCCCAGCCGACAAACAGGGTCTCGATGGTACCTGCCAGGCAGGTCAGCACCATGCCGACGATGAAAATTGCGAACAACGTGAAGAAGCGGTTATAGCCCCGCTCTCGATGCATGTAACGCGTGGCAAATGACACGATGATGCCGCACAGCAGGAACGTCAGGATCACGAGGGGGACCGAGAGCCGGTCGAACACAAACTTCACGAAGAAGTGGTAGTGTGGCAGGCGAATCCACGCGGCAGACAGCACTGTGACGTGGCGAGTTCCCCCGATGAGCATCACCATGAGTACGCCGATCGACGCAAGCAATCCGACCAGCATAGTCAGGCGAGCCAGGCGGTTAATGTTGCGTTCGCTAAGCGGCCAATCGATGAGAGAGCCGCCTCCGAGCGTGGCGAGCAGCAGGACCGGCGAGAGCAACACGCTCAGCCCTAACACGGTGGCAATTTCCATTATCGGCCTTCCATGCGTTTTCGAGATTACTTCCCGACTTCCGCGAACTCCAGGTGGTCGCGCCAACCGCGATACCAGTCCGCGGATGACGCGGCGACCGGCAAATGGTCGGCCACCGATCGGAACGGAAAAAACTTGCGGTATTCAAACAGCTCAATGCGCGATGAGTGCGGATCAAGCACCGCCAGCCGTACCCAGCGATTCCGCACCAACCGATCAAGGGCCGTGTCGTGGGACATGAGATGGAGCATCGCCTGGGGTGTCGTCTCGACCACGATCAACAGGCGCATGGGTTCGTGCATTTCGACCATCTGCCAGGGAAGTCCCGTCCTCAGATCGCTGGCGGCTCCGTCCATCACACCGACAAGGGATGTGATGTTGTGGGGAAGTTTCGTGCCGCAGCCCCAGCCCATCGAGTCCACGCGCGAGAAGTAGTACTGAAGGTTTATGCCCGCGCACACCGGCAGGGCGGCGGCCAGGAGACGTGCCAGAATTGTCGACTCCGGATCATCACGCGTCGGGTCGTAGGAGACGAGAAATGCGCGGCGATCGAGGAACAAGCCACGGGTCCGCTGCCGCCGGCCGATCACGCAGACGGCGTTGGTTGCATGGCCCAATTCTGGTCGAACCTGGGCAAGGTCTTCGGCCCGATTCTCGACATGTTCTTTGGCGTCGGCGAAAGTGAGCGTCAGCGGTGCGGACTCGAATCTCCGGCAGCGCTCGTGCGCGTTTCCGCCGAGCGCCTGTTCCATCGCGGCCAGGGCATAATCCAACTCGGCGCGATGGCTGCCGGGCATAAGATCCTGATCGAAGACCGCCAGCGATTCATCGCAGGTATTGTGGAGAGCGCCCAGAAACCAAGTGTCGTCCGGAATGACCAATCCGTGCCGTGCTAAGCCGGCGCGAACTCGAGAGTCGTTCAAAATCTGTGCGATTGCTCGGGCGTTCGCTCCGCCAGCGTAGCCGCCGCAGGCGCCGCAGTCGTAGGCGGACGCGTGCGGGTTGTTCATGCTCCGCGACCCATGCCCAATCACAAATACGAGCCGCGCATAGTTCTGCAGCAGCCCGATACCTTGCAGCAACTGCTTCGCCATGTCGGTCATCTCGTCCGCAGTGAAGCCGACCTGCTCAGACGGTAATCCCGAGCCGGACGCGCCGCGCTCTACACCGAGGCGGGTACACGGCGGGCGGACAAAGTGGGCCAACCGCGTACGGATACCGGCTGCAATTCGCGGTGAAAGCGTGCGGGCAATCAACGGGATCGTAGCCAGCACTCCCAGCGCAGCCGTCAGGAACGCTCCCGAGAAAAGTCCCCGGGTGCCAAAATGAATTTTGTGAAGGACTGTTCCCAGCATCCACCGGACCTTCCGTCGCCGGCGGGTTTCTTGCGTCGCCTCTTCGGGGTGCTCCTCGACATAGTGCTCGGGCCGCATGAAGATGGGACAATGTGGCGCGAAGTGAGCGTCGGCACTGCCGCGATAATACATCGCCACGCCGAAGAAGCCTGCGGCGCCGAACGTTTCACAATCCCGGGCCGTCTCCTCAAGGTGCCGGCGGAAGGACTCTTCGCGTTCGTCCAGGCATGTTATTACTTGGAATCGCGGCGGGGTTGGTGCTGGTCGCGGTGTGTGAAGCGAGAGTGCATCCAGGGCTTGTTCGTGGAATCGCTTTTCGTAGGCCGCGTGAAACATGCGACGCCGCTGAAAACTGTCGAATGCATCAATCTCGCGAACCAAATCTGTCCACTCCGCGGCGGTCCGCCGACGGAGTCTGTCCGGCGGCCAACCGAGAACTTGTGCCAACTGGAAGACATTGAACGCCCACTGTTCCTCGCTAGACCTGGTCGAGTGCGGAAGGCGCTCTAGGATTTCGCTCTGAAGTGACGCTAGGGGGCCGGTGTAGCCGAGCACTTTTTTCGAAAACTCGGATAGTGCGAAGCGCTCCAGCAATAGACGCACGGCGAGGAATTCCGTGAGCGTGCCCGCGGGGATCGGGTACGGAACATGGTCGCCGCGAGCCTCGATCTGCTGAATGATGCCGGTCCAACCTCGGAGCGATAGTGCCGTTTCCTTGAGGAATGCGTTCCAGTCGGTTTGCGGAACGCCAAGTGCTGCAAGCGACTCGAGAATCGAGTCTACGGCGCTCGTATTCGCGTCCTGCAGTCGAGCAACTTCGCGGCCAAGCTGCCGCAGCCACGACTCTGGCGAGGCCTGCTTCCGGTAGAGCGATGCGAACGCTTGGAAAAACCCCTTGTCGCGGTCCGGAAGCACCCAATGAGCAATTCCTTGGTCTACGAACGCGGCGGAGAACCGGATCAGGATAGGATTAACTTGCAAGTCGATGTCGGTGTCGGCGATTCGTAGGAGAAGATCACGGTGGCGAGTTGGAAGCGGCCGATTGTCATTGATTTCAGGCACCGATCGAACGCCGTCGCGGCAGACGCGCCACAGTGCTTCGAGCGTCACGGCTTCCCAGGTCTCTGCGTTCCAGCTTTCGATTTTCGACTCGCCGAATTTCTCGAAAAGCTCGTTCACCCAATCCGGTTGGCAGCACTCGCCGTTTGCTCCGTTTGCTCCGTTGCGACCGCGAAGATCGCGCATCACCCACCGCCGAGTCTCGGCGATCAGTTTTTGTTTGGCCGCGACGGGCGTGACGGCACTGACGCGCCGGAGGGCGTCGGTCATGGCAACGAACCACAGGAGCTCTTCTGCGGGCCCGGTCCGGAGCGGATATTGAAGCATCGCCAGCCGCAGGTCGATCCGGCTGACTAATCGGGCGACGCCATCGACAGCCTTCATTCCGAGATCTTCCTCGAGCACTTCCCACACGTCGTCGGCGCGGATACGCCCCGCGGTGAGCGCATCGCGGTAATTGCCTTCCGGAAGATAGGTCTCGCAGCCGAACGTCTCGGCGCTGTGTTCGAGTGCCTTATCGAATGGCAAATCCTCGAAGGCTTGTAACGTGTTTTGGGTCACGAATACCGTGATCGGGCCTTGCGTGGGGAGCAAACGCGCGGCGTCCTCGATTGCCTCTCGAAGCGCTTGGTAACGGCCTTCCGTGGCGGCGGAGCTGCTCATCGCTTCGCCCTTCGTCGAGCCCTTGGCGCGGAAGCGGCCGGCCGGTCTAGCAGCTTTCGGGCTTCGACCTGTTCCGTCCGCAATAACTTGAGCGTGTCGGTTGCCTGCGCTAGGAAATACTCCCGCAAGGCCGTTAGTATCTTCCCGAACGCCGGGTCGCGCAGCCGGTAGAAGATTTGATTGCCCGCCTTACGAGTCTGGACGATGTGCTTGTTGCGGAGAATCGAGAGATGCTGCGAGGCATTGGCTTGCTCGATCTCGATCTTCTCGCACAGTTGGCCGACAGATAATTCGCCTTGTTGGAGATATTCGACAATGGCAACGCGAGTCGGATGTGCCAAGGCTTGAAAGACGTCGGCTTTGAATCGCCGCATTGACTCGAGCACGATCCACCTGCAAGGCCTGCATAACTACATCAGAATATTCGCTTATTTGAATATATCAGAAGTGGATACGCAAGAGCATTTGGCTGTGCCAAAATCGAACCGACGGTGACCCGCCGACACGTCAATGCGGGGGGTAATGCCTACCTCAAACGTTTAGGCATCGGTCGAAAGGGACCGGTTTGTGCATCGCCATTTTTCGAGCGTGGCGACCGATCCTGGAGAAATCAGAGATTGATTTACCCCGAGCCATCGAGGCTCACGATTTAGTCGCCGCAGTCGAAGCGATTGGCGATTTGAAGTCGGCCGGCTTAACGGCCAGCATCGAGCAGGGCACATGAGTCACCAATCGCTCCGCCGTATTACCGATGGTCAATCCCGGAAGCCCGCCGCGAGCGATTGTCCCCATCATCAGCAAGTCAATTTGATGATGTTCGATAAACTCGACGATAGCCGTGTCAGGAACGCTCTCCCCCCCGACGATTTGCAAATCCACCGTGGCTGTTGACGGTCCGTCGACCACGCGGGCCAACTGCTCGGTCAGTCGCTCGTGTGCTTCCGCCTTGACGTGCGCGTGGTAAGCCTCGGTATTGGTATGCAGCAAACCGACGCTGTACCGCCGGTCGAGCAAATAGTCGACCGAGTGCAGTACGGATACTTTGGCACCGCTGAGTTCTCCGATCGCCAGGCCCAGTTTCACCGTGATATCCGACACCGGGCTGAAGTCGCTGGTGATCAAGATTTTGTGGGGAATCGGCTTCGACTCGGGGCGAGTCACCCAAACTGGGCACGGGCAGTTATGCAGCAGTCGCGTGGCGGTGCTACCGAACAACAGGCGTCGCAGGCCGCGCACATTGCGCGTGCCGACAATGACAACGTCATGCCCGCTCTGCTCGACTTCGCGAATGATCTCGACCCAAGCCTCACCGCTCACAAGCTTGGCGTTGGCGATCAAACCTCGCTTCGTGGCGGAATCGACAAGACGATCGAGCGCCTGCTGTCCCGATCGGTGAAGCTGGCTCGTCAAGCAAGAGTCGTCTGCTTTTGGTGAAGGAAGCGTATCTTCGGCATCGTTCAAGACGGCGAAGAAGGTAACGCTGGCGGTTGTCTTTTCGGCCAGCCAGAGCGCGTGCTTGATCGCCTCTTCGACCGGCAGGGAGAAACGGCTCGCATCATGCCCGTCTTCCTGCAATAGGTCGATGCCAACCAGGACGCTATTGAAAACGGACATGATGGTCTCCG
Coding sequences:
- a CDS encoding proton-conducting transporter membrane subunit → MEIATVLGLSVLLSPVLLLATLGGGSLIDWPLSERNINRLARLTMLVGLLASIGVLMVMLIGGTRHVTVLSAAWIRLPHYHFFVKFVFDRLSVPLVILTFLLCGIIVSFATRYMHRERGYNRFFTLFAIFIVGMVLTCLAGTIETLFVGWELVGLSSALLVAFLQERPAPVRSGLHIWIIYRVSDAALLLAAILMHHMLGEGDFGRLLATDPAHPWPQGTISATPVQALVIGLLLVVAAAGKSALVPFSGWLPRAMEGPTPSSAVFYGALSVHLGAFLLLRMNPLLVASHLLALLVITLGLVTATYAHVVGSVQTDIKSVLSFASLTQVGLIVAEIGLGAWIPVLWYVALAHLLGHACVRTLQFVRAPMLLQDYRRLEGAIGGPLRRPNAGFLRLIPVRCRAWVYVFALERGYLDSILTTFLVAPFVKLFGCFDRIERRWCDFLAGRQPSAVPTPSAVVPPAADGTRSLP
- a CDS encoding universal stress protein; translated protein: MSVFNSVLVGIDLLQEDGHDASRFSLPVEEAIKHALWLAEKTTASVTFFAVLNDAEDTLPSPKADDSCLTSQLHRSGQQALDRLVDSATKRGLIANAKLVSGEAWVEIIREVEQSGHDVVIVGTRNVRGLRRLLFGSTATRLLHNCPCPVWVTRPESKPIPHKILITSDFSPVSDITVKLGLAIGELSGAKVSVLHSVDYLLDRRYSVGLLHTNTEAYHAHVKAEAHERLTEQLARVVDGPSTATVDLQIVGGESVPDTAIVEFIEHHQIDLLMMGTIARGGLPGLTIGNTAERLVTHVPCSMLAVKPADFKSPIASTAATKS
- a CDS encoding metalloregulator ArsR/SmtB family transcription factor, which produces MRRFKADVFQALAHPTRVAIVEYLQQGELSVGQLCEKIEIEQANASQHLSILRNKHIVQTRKAGNQIFYRLRDPAFGKILTALREYFLAQATDTLKLLRTEQVEARKLLDRPAASAPRARRRAKR
- a CDS encoding DUF2309 domain-containing protein, giving the protein MSSSAATEGRYQALREAIEDAARLLPTQGPITVFVTQNTLQAFEDLPFDKALEHSAETFGCETYLPEGNYRDALTAGRIRADDVWEVLEEDLGMKAVDGVARLVSRIDLRLAMLQYPLRTGPAEELLWFVAMTDALRRVSAVTPVAAKQKLIAETRRWVMRDLRGRNGANGANGECCQPDWVNELFEKFGESKIESWNAETWEAVTLEALWRVCRDGVRSVPEINDNRPLPTRHRDLLLRIADTDIDLQVNPILIRFSAAFVDQGIAHWVLPDRDKGFFQAFASLYRKQASPESWLRQLGREVARLQDANTSAVDSILESLAALGVPQTDWNAFLKETALSLRGWTGIIQQIEARGDHVPYPIPAGTLTEFLAVRLLLERFALSEFSKKVLGYTGPLASLQSEILERLPHSTRSSEEQWAFNVFQLAQVLGWPPDRLRRRTAAEWTDLVREIDAFDSFQRRRMFHAAYEKRFHEQALDALSLHTPRPAPTPPRFQVITCLDEREESFRRHLEETARDCETFGAAGFFGVAMYYRGSADAHFAPHCPIFMRPEHYVEEHPEEATQETRRRRKVRWMLGTVLHKIHFGTRGLFSGAFLTAALGVLATIPLIARTLSPRIAAGIRTRLAHFVRPPCTRLGVERGASGSGLPSEQVGFTADEMTDMAKQLLQGIGLLQNYARLVFVIGHGSRSMNNPHASAYDCGACGGYAGGANARAIAQILNDSRVRAGLARHGLVIPDDTWFLGALHNTCDESLAVFDQDLMPGSHRAELDYALAAMEQALGGNAHERCRRFESAPLTLTFADAKEHVENRAEDLAQVRPELGHATNAVCVIGRRQRTRGLFLDRRAFLVSYDPTRDDPESTILARLLAAALPVCAGINLQYYFSRVDSMGWGCGTKLPHNITSLVGVMDGAASDLRTGLPWQMVEMHEPMRLLIVVETTPQAMLHLMSHDTALDRLVRNRWVRLAVLDPHSSRIELFEYRKFFPFRSVADHLPVAASSADWYRGWRDHLEFAEVGK